A region from the Oceanispirochaeta sp. genome encodes:
- a CDS encoding TRAP transporter small permease: MKFFSFIKRLIILFAYIAGVSILLMMGITVLDVILRIFNIGITGAYDLVRAFGVISVACALPYVTAAKGHIAIEFFYHKCGKIGRLFLDLVFRLSALVIFGGLTFYTFRHGMSLYQSGEVLPNLGMPVFWIPFVISLNSLLMMVVFVYHLIHPGKEFIKP; this comes from the coding sequence ATGAAGTTCTTTTCATTCATAAAACGTCTCATCATACTGTTTGCCTACATTGCAGGTGTTTCCATCCTGCTGATGATGGGCATTACAGTTCTGGATGTCATTCTCAGAATCTTTAATATCGGCATCACCGGAGCTTATGACCTTGTCCGGGCCTTCGGGGTCATTTCTGTAGCCTGTGCTCTGCCCTATGTGACCGCCGCCAAGGGACATATTGCGATCGAGTTTTTTTATCATAAGTGTGGGAAAATCGGACGCCTGTTTCTGGATCTTGTCTTCCGACTTTCGGCTCTTGTTATCTTCGGAGGCCTGACTTTCTATACCTTCAGGCATGGCATGTCCCTGTATCAGAGTGGAGAAGTGTTGCCCAATCTGGGAATGCCTGTCTTCTGGATTCCCTTTGTCATCAGCCTGAACAGCCTGCTGATGATGGTCGTCTTTGTCTACCATCTCATCCATCCTGGAAAGGAGTTCATCAAACCATGA
- a CDS encoding universal stress protein has product MPHKNIFKKILFCTDFNTDAMGAYHYALNIAEGNPGSELVIFHVIPEPDAQFWKSYIYEVDDVDNKARHDIDAKIAEAYLRKVPPGINCSTKVVTGNVGEQILKEAQSDEIDLIIIGRGAGSNMINRLLGDFIKKLIHKARCPVLVVPEE; this is encoded by the coding sequence ATGCCACATAAGAATATTTTTAAAAAAATCCTCTTCTGTACGGACTTCAACACAGATGCCATGGGGGCCTATCACTATGCCCTGAATATTGCCGAGGGGAACCCGGGGAGTGAGCTCGTTATATTTCATGTCATCCCCGAGCCGGACGCCCAGTTCTGGAAGTCCTATATCTATGAAGTGGATGATGTGGATAACAAAGCCCGCCATGACATTGATGCTAAAATTGCCGAGGCCTATCTCAGAAAGGTCCCACCTGGAATCAACTGTTCCACAAAGGTTGTCACAGGAAATGTGGGGGAACAGATCTTGAAAGAGGCCCAATCGGATGAGATCGATCTGATTATCATTGGCCGGGGGGCGGGAAGCAATATGATCAATCGTCTCTTGGGAGATTTTATTAAGAAACTGATCCATAAGGCCCGCTGTCCTGTTCTGGTCGTACCGGAAGAATAA
- a CDS encoding TRAP transporter large permease translates to MSPVQIGVIGCLVLFGLLFTSMPVAFAMIASGVLGFALIINPQAAFSMVIAELFETFSSYNLTVIPLFVMMGQVAFHAGISKRLFHTAYVWMGHLKGGLAMATVGACAGFGAICGSGPATAATMASVALPEMKRYGYADSLAAGTVAAGGSLGMLIPPSVVFIVYALMTEQSIGDLFLAGIVPGILIATMFCLNIYVRSSRDKTLGPAGPRHSWKERIISLNGVVETLILFLLVMGGMFLGLFTPIEAAAIGAAGSFLIAALQKELNILKMKKILLETVRTSSMIFFIVAAATIFGRFLAVSRIPFVVAQAFVSLPLPGEITMFLIILFFLVAGCFIDALALMLLTIPIFFPVVQELGFDPVWFGVIVVVITQMGVITPPVGVNVYVVSGIERDIPLPVIFKGAMPFLGMLVLAAVILILFPQICLFLPGLFH, encoded by the coding sequence ATGAGTCCTGTACAAATAGGAGTCATCGGATGCCTTGTGCTCTTCGGTCTCCTTTTCACAAGTATGCCCGTGGCTTTCGCCATGATCGCCTCGGGAGTTCTGGGCTTTGCCCTGATCATCAATCCTCAAGCGGCTTTCAGCATGGTGATCGCCGAGCTTTTTGAAACCTTCAGCTCCTATAATCTGACGGTGATACCCCTCTTTGTCATGATGGGGCAGGTAGCCTTTCATGCAGGCATCAGCAAGCGTCTGTTTCATACGGCCTATGTCTGGATGGGTCACCTTAAAGGGGGGCTGGCCATGGCAACCGTCGGGGCCTGTGCCGGATTCGGAGCCATCTGCGGTTCCGGTCCTGCGACGGCGGCTACCATGGCTTCCGTCGCATTACCAGAGATGAAACGATACGGTTATGCCGATTCTCTGGCAGCCGGCACTGTTGCCGCCGGAGGTTCACTGGGCATGCTCATTCCTCCCAGTGTTGTGTTTATCGTCTATGCTCTCATGACAGAGCAGTCCATCGGTGATCTGTTTCTGGCAGGTATTGTTCCGGGAATCCTCATTGCCACAATGTTCTGTCTGAATATTTATGTGCGCAGCTCCAGGGATAAAACCCTGGGCCCCGCAGGACCAAGACACAGCTGGAAGGAGCGAATAATCTCTCTCAATGGTGTCGTAGAAACGCTGATTCTGTTTCTGCTGGTCATGGGCGGCATGTTTTTGGGTCTTTTTACTCCCATTGAAGCCGCCGCCATCGGTGCTGCAGGGAGTTTCCTTATTGCGGCCCTTCAGAAAGAACTGAATATCCTGAAGATGAAAAAAATACTCCTTGAAACCGTCAGAACCTCGAGTATGATTTTCTTCATTGTGGCGGCCGCAACCATTTTCGGCCGTTTTCTGGCGGTCTCCCGTATTCCCTTTGTTGTGGCTCAGGCCTTTGTTTCTCTCCCTCTGCCGGGTGAAATCACCATGTTTTTGATCATCCTCTTCTTCCTTGTGGCAGGCTGTTTTATCGACGCCCTGGCTCTGATGCTCCTGACCATTCCCATTTTCTTTCCTGTCGTTCAGGAACTGGGATTTGATCCTGTCTGGTTTGGTGTTATCGTTGTTGTCATCACCCAGATGGGTGTTATAACACCGCCGGTGGGAGTGAATGTGTATGTGGTCAGCGGGATCGAAAGGGACATTCCCCTGCCGGTTATTTTCAAGGGAGCCATGCCCTTTCTGGGGATGCTGGTTCTGGCGGCGGTCATTCTGATTCTGTTTCCCCAGATCTGCCTGTTTTTGCCTGGATTATTCCATTAG